A single genomic interval of Roseibaca calidilacus harbors:
- a CDS encoding GNAT family N-acetyltransferase, with amino-acid sequence MIRPAILADAQTIRACSRAAFARYVGRMGREPAPMQTDPAAAIVAAEAYVATGPDGRILGHVICRHAGGDMVLDTLAVWPDDAGRGVGKRLVAHVEALARQQGLDAVTLYTNAAMTENLPFYESLGYTRIARQMQDGFDRVFFRKSLSAG; translated from the coding sequence ATGATTCGACCCGCCATCTTGGCCGATGCCCAGACGATCCGCGCCTGCTCTCGCGCGGCTTTCGCGCGCTATGTTGGGCGGATGGGGCGCGAACCAGCGCCCATGCAGACCGATCCGGCAGCGGCGATCGTGGCTGCCGAGGCCTATGTCGCCACCGGCCCCGATGGGCGCATTCTTGGCCACGTCATCTGCCGCCATGCCGGGGGTGACATGGTGCTCGACACGCTGGCGGTCTGGCCCGACGACGCGGGGCGCGGCGTGGGCAAACGCCTTGTTGCGCATGTAGAGGCACTGGCTCGGCAACAGGGGCTGGACGCTGTAACGCTTTACACCAATGCGGCGATGACGGAAAATCTGCCTTTCTACGAAAGCCTTGGCTACACGCGCATTGCTCGCCAGATGCAGGACGGATTCGACCGGGTTTTCTTTCGCAAATCCTTGAGCGCGGGGTAA
- a CDS encoding PP2C family protein-serine/threonine phosphatase produces MTPQDTFATATIGAKQALVVDDSAAQRLVLAKNLERWGYQVTQAASGDTALQLCQTNRFDLILSDWMMPGMNGLDFCRAFRALDHESYSYFILLTSNNEKNAVAEGLNVGADDFLSKPVGTSELRARIFAGERLLAMERQVKARNEELQAALRKLQALYDAVDRDLMEARKLQQSMIRDRFHDFGGSQLSLMLHSSGHVGGDMVGTFPINAQRIGIYSLDVSGHGVAAALLGARIGGMFGGAQSQNIALTRNFTTGQMEAVAPHDVAARMNSLMLQEIDTEAYLTVAYADLDLTTGRLVIVQAGHPHPVIQRQDGTIEFIGEGGLPIGLIDGATYTSFEAELRPGDRLFLYSDGITECADQDDNEFGENGLRELFTKLADQRGLSLLDALKWELALWSGRDEFSDDVSGALLEFSAYKTVCPNAHSYYPEQPADS; encoded by the coding sequence GTGACACCACAAGATACCTTCGCGACCGCGACGATCGGCGCAAAACAGGCGCTGGTGGTTGATGATAGTGCGGCCCAACGGCTTGTATTGGCCAAGAACCTTGAACGCTGGGGGTATCAGGTCACACAGGCCGCGTCAGGCGACACGGCGCTACAACTCTGCCAGACCAACCGCTTCGATCTGATTCTGTCCGACTGGATGATGCCGGGCATGAACGGGCTGGATTTTTGCCGCGCCTTTCGTGCGCTCGATCACGAAAGTTATTCCTATTTCATTCTGCTGACCTCCAATAACGAAAAGAACGCGGTCGCCGAAGGGTTGAACGTTGGCGCGGATGACTTTTTGTCGAAACCCGTTGGCACATCGGAATTGCGCGCGCGGATCTTTGCAGGCGAACGTTTGCTGGCAATGGAACGGCAGGTCAAAGCCCGCAATGAAGAATTGCAGGCCGCGCTGCGCAAACTTCAGGCCTTGTACGATGCGGTGGATCGCGACCTGATGGAAGCGCGCAAGCTGCAACAATCTATGATCCGCGACCGGTTCCACGACTTCGGGGGCAGCCAATTGTCGCTGATGTTGCATTCATCCGGCCATGTGGGCGGCGATATGGTCGGCACATTCCCGATCAATGCGCAGCGAATCGGCATCTATTCGCTGGATGTGTCGGGCCATGGCGTGGCCGCTGCCCTGCTGGGCGCGCGGATTGGCGGCATGTTCGGCGGTGCGCAGTCACAGAATATCGCGCTGACCCGCAATTTCACGACCGGCCAAATGGAAGCGGTCGCCCCGCATGATGTCGCTGCGCGCATGAACAGCCTGATGTTGCAAGAAATCGACACCGAAGCCTATCTGACCGTGGCCTATGCCGATCTGGACCTGACCACCGGGCGGCTGGTTATAGTGCAGGCGGGCCATCCGCACCCGGTCATTCAGCGGCAGGACGGCACGATCGAATTTATTGGCGAGGGTGGGCTTCCCATCGGCCTGATCGACGGCGCGACCTATACCAGTTTCGAAGCAGAATTGCGGCCCGGCGATCGGCTGTTCTTGTATTCTGACGGGATTACCGAATGCGCGGATCAAGATGACAACGAATTCGGCGAAAATGGCCTGCGCGAGCTGTTCACCAAACTGGCCGACCAGCGCGGGCTGTCCCTGCTGGACGCCCTGAAATGGGAACTGGCGCTGTGGTCCGGGCGCGATGAATTCAGCGATGACGTTTCCGGCGCCTTGCTGGAGTTCAGCGCCTATAAAACCGTCTGCCCCAACGCGCACAGCTATTACCCTGAGCAGCCGGCAGACAGCTAG
- a CDS encoding CCA tRNA nucleotidyltransferase, which produces MRVSGDWLENDRTQKVLGLLTGAGHAAYAVGGCVRNAALGEVVTDVDIATSARPQQVIALAEAANLRAVPTGLAHGTVTLVVDGEGFEVTTFRRDVATDGRHAEVAFSDRMEDDAARRDFTMNSLYADAAGHVLDPLGGMDDLRARRLRFVGDPAQRIAEDYLRILRFFRFHAQYGDPDHGLDPDGLAACADGAEGLARLSAERVTGELRKLLSAHDPSPSVAAMHHASVLVRVLPGADPRGLAPLVHLDAGVPPRWLRRLAVLGGETSALRLTKAEARDLTCLRGALGDMTAPALLGYRLGAELGTDAVLARAATFESPLPPDWQAEIARGASARFPIRAADLPGLDGAALGQRLKALEARWITSDFRATRDDLLG; this is translated from the coding sequence ATGCGCGTAAGCGGCGACTGGCTGGAAAACGACCGCACGCAAAAAGTGCTGGGCTTGCTGACCGGCGCGGGCCATGCGGCCTATGCGGTGGGCGGCTGCGTGCGCAATGCCGCACTGGGCGAGGTCGTGACGGATGTGGACATCGCCACATCGGCGCGGCCCCAACAGGTCATCGCCTTGGCCGAAGCAGCAAACCTGCGCGCCGTGCCCACGGGGCTGGCGCATGGCACGGTCACGCTGGTGGTGGACGGCGAAGGATTCGAGGTCACAACCTTCCGCCGCGACGTGGCAACCGATGGGCGGCATGCCGAGGTGGCCTTTTCCGACCGGATGGAGGACGACGCGGCGCGCCGCGATTTCACGATGAACTCGCTTTATGCCGATGCGGCGGGGCATGTGCTGGACCCGCTGGGCGGTATGGACGACCTGCGCGCGCGGCGGCTGCGCTTCGTGGGCGACCCGGCCCAGCGCATTGCCGAGGATTACCTGCGCATCCTGCGGTTCTTTCGCTTTCACGCGCAATATGGCGACCCCGATCACGGGCTGGACCCGGACGGGCTGGCGGCCTGCGCCGATGGGGCCGAGGGGCTGGCGCGGCTATCCGCCGAACGGGTCACGGGCGAGTTGCGCAAATTGCTGTCTGCGCACGACCCCAGCCCTTCGGTCGCGGCAATGCATCATGCCAGTGTGTTGGTGCGCGTGCTGCCAGGGGCAGACCCGCGCGGCTTGGCCCCGTTGGTGCATTTGGACGCGGGCGTGCCGCCGCGCTGGCTGCGGCGTCTGGCCGTGCTGGGCGGAGAGACCAGCGCGCTGCGCCTGACCAAGGCTGAAGCGCGTGACCTGACCTGCCTGCGCGGCGCGTTGGGCGACATGACCGCACCGGCCCTTCTGGGCTACCGCTTGGGCGCGGAACTGGGCACGGATGCCGTGCTGGCGCGTGCTGCAACCTTTGAAAGCCCCCTGCCCCCCGATTGGCAGGCAGAGATCGCGCGCGGCGCATCCGCGCGCTTCCCGATCCGCGCAGCAGACCTGCCGGGGCTGGACGGCGCAGCCTTGGGACAAAGACTGAAGGCCTTGGAAGCGCGCTGGATCACGTCGGATTTCCGCGCCACGCGCGACGATCTGCTGGGCTGA
- a CDS encoding NUDIX domain-containing protein, translating into MIRRFGEARVDGQRYTRRHGAYAIVLSGDSVLLTHQAWPDDEWQLPGGGIDAGESALQALRREVLEETGWRVRPVRRLGAFRRFCYMPDYALWAEKLCTIYIAQPVRPVALPSEPGHSAHWCPVAKAVTLLGNDGDRAFLAALL; encoded by the coding sequence ATGATCCGCAGATTCGGAGAGGCGCGCGTGGATGGGCAACGCTACACCCGCCGCCACGGGGCCTATGCTATTGTCCTAAGCGGGGATTCGGTGCTGCTGACGCATCAGGCTTGGCCGGATGACGAATGGCAACTGCCGGGCGGCGGAATTGACGCGGGCGAAAGCGCGCTGCAAGCCCTGCGCCGCGAGGTGCTGGAGGAAACCGGCTGGCGCGTGCGCCCCGTGCGGCGGCTGGGTGCGTTCCGGCGGTTTTGCTACATGCCGGACTATGCGCTGTGGGCCGAAAAACTGTGCACGATTTACATAGCACAGCCCGTGCGGCCCGTCGCGCTGCCGTCAGAGCCGGGCCATTCCGCGCATTGGTGCCCGGTGGCCAAGGCCGTGACCTTGCTTGGCAATGATGGCGACCGCGCCTTTTTGGCGGCCCTGCTGTAA
- a CDS encoding Hpt domain-containing protein — protein MIDWSRVSELHEEVGDDALGEVLELFSSEVAEGLARLAQANSATAIAAEFHFLKGAALNLGLDEVAQICAKGEENARNGVMTEAQRLAVTEQFPASCQELSSQWRDRIGAN, from the coding sequence GTGATAGATTGGTCAAGAGTATCCGAATTGCACGAAGAAGTTGGTGACGACGCCTTGGGCGAAGTGCTGGAGCTGTTCAGCTCTGAAGTGGCCGAGGGGCTGGCGCGGTTGGCGCAGGCCAACAGCGCGACGGCCATTGCAGCAGAATTTCATTTCCTGAAGGGTGCGGCGCTTAACCTTGGGCTGGACGAGGTCGCCCAAATCTGCGCCAAGGGCGAGGAAAACGCCCGCAACGGTGTGATGACCGAAGCACAACGGCTTGCCGTCACGGAACAATTCCCGGCCTCTTGCCAAGAATTGTCTAGCCAATGGCGCGACCGGATTGGCGCGAATTAG
- a CDS encoding argininosuccinate synthase, whose product MPSHAPKKVVLAYSGGLDTSIILKWLQTEYGCEVVTFTADLGQGEELDPARKKAELLGIAPENIYIEDLREEFVRDFVFPMFRANAVYEGLYLLGTSIARPLISKRLVEIAAQTGADAVAHGATGKGNDQVRFELSAYALNPDIKVIAPWREWDLTSRTKLLEFAEAHQIPIAKDKRGEAPFSVDANLLHTSSEGKVLEDPAEDAPDYVYQRTVAPEAAPDTPEYVEISFERGDATAINGEALSPATILTKLNELGGKHGIGRLDFVENRFVGMKSRGIYETPGGTLLLEAHRGIEQITLDSGAGHLKDSLMPRYAELIYNGFWFSPEREMLQALIDKSQEHVTGTVRLKLYKGSVRCVGRWSDHSLYSEAHVTFEDDAGAYDQKDAAGFIQLNALRLKLLAARDRRLRG is encoded by the coding sequence ATGCCCAGCCATGCCCCCAAGAAAGTCGTGCTCGCCTATTCCGGCGGGTTGGATACGTCCATCATCCTGAAATGGCTGCAAACCGAATACGGGTGCGAGGTCGTGACCTTCACCGCCGATTTGGGGCAGGGAGAAGAGTTGGACCCCGCCCGCAAGAAAGCCGAACTTTTGGGCATCGCGCCCGAAAACATCTACATTGAAGATCTGCGCGAAGAATTCGTGCGCGATTTCGTCTTCCCCATGTTCCGCGCAAACGCGGTCTATGAGGGGCTGTATCTGCTCGGCACCTCTATCGCGCGCCCGCTCATTTCCAAGCGGCTGGTCGAGATCGCGGCCCAGACCGGGGCCGATGCCGTGGCCCATGGGGCGACCGGCAAGGGCAATGACCAGGTCCGGTTCGAACTGTCCGCCTATGCGCTGAACCCCGATATCAAGGTCATCGCACCGTGGCGGGAATGGGATCTGACCTCGCGCACCAAGCTCTTGGAATTCGCCGAAGCGCACCAGATCCCGATCGCCAAGGACAAGCGCGGCGAAGCGCCGTTCTCGGTCGATGCGAACCTGCTGCACACCTCGTCTGAAGGCAAGGTGCTGGAAGACCCGGCAGAGGACGCGCCCGATTACGTCTACCAGCGTACGGTCGCGCCAGAGGCCGCGCCCGATACGCCCGAATACGTGGAAATCAGCTTCGAGCGTGGCGACGCCACCGCCATCAATGGCGAGGCGCTCTCGCCCGCGACCATTCTGACCAAGCTGAACGAGCTGGGCGGCAAGCACGGCATCGGGCGGCTGGATTTCGTGGAAAACCGTTTCGTCGGCATGAAATCGCGCGGAATCTATGAAACGCCGGGCGGCACGTTGCTTCTGGAAGCGCATCGCGGGATCGAACAGATCACGCTGGATTCCGGCGCGGGCCATCTGAAAGACAGCCTCATGCCACGCTATGCCGAACTGATCTACAACGGCTTCTGGTTCTCGCCCGAGCGCGAGATGTTGCAGGCACTTATCGACAAAAGCCAGGAACATGTCACCGGAACGGTGCGCCTGAAACTTTACAAAGGGTCGGTGCGCTGCGTGGGCCGTTGGTCGGACCATTCGCTTTACTCCGAAGCCCATGTCACGTTTGAAGACGACGCGGGCGCCTATGACCAGAAAGATGCCGCAGGCTTCATTCAGTTGAACGCGCTGCGCCTGAAACTGCTGGCCGCGCGCGACCGGCGGTTGCGGGGCTAA
- a CDS encoding Hsp33 family molecular chaperone HslO, producing MSIGEQIAWDDTVLPFQLDNSDIRGRVARLDGALEKVLEKHNYPPLVEALVAEATLLTAMIGQTIKLRWKLSLQIRGDGPLRLIATDYYAPEEEGAPARIRAYASFDGDRLAENTNPYTQIGQGYFAILIDQGPDMTPYQGITPLAGQSLSACAETYFAQSEQLPTRFALSFGRATLPGQAQAWRAGGVMLQHMPGNSEAPKRDTAEQAENWTRANMLLDTVEELELIGPHVGPPELLARLFHEEAPRVYDPQPVHFGCSCSEDKVRSTLSIYSAKDIATMTTEDGKVTADCQFCGAHYVMDPATLGFEGKDG from the coding sequence ATGAGCATTGGCGAACAAATCGCCTGGGACGACACGGTTCTGCCGTTCCAACTGGACAATAGCGACATTCGCGGCCGCGTGGCGCGGCTGGATGGCGCGCTGGAAAAGGTGTTGGAAAAACACAATTATCCGCCGCTTGTCGAAGCCTTGGTGGCCGAGGCCACGTTGCTGACCGCGATGATCGGCCAGACCATCAAACTGCGCTGGAAACTGTCCTTGCAGATTCGCGGCGACGGCCCGCTGCGGCTGATCGCAACCGATTATTACGCCCCCGAAGAAGAGGGCGCGCCCGCGCGCATTCGCGCTTATGCCAGCTTCGACGGTGACCGGCTGGCGGAAAACACCAATCCCTATACCCAGATCGGTCAGGGGTATTTCGCTATACTGATTGACCAAGGGCCGGATATGACGCCGTATCAGGGCATTACACCTTTGGCCGGGCAATCGCTAAGCGCCTGCGCAGAAACCTATTTCGCGCAATCCGAACAGTTGCCCACCCGCTTTGCGCTGTCCTTTGGGCGCGCCACCCTGCCCGGTCAGGCGCAAGCTTGGCGCGCAGGGGGCGTGATGTTGCAGCACATGCCCGGCAATTCGGAAGCGCCCAAGCGCGACACAGCCGAGCAGGCAGAGAATTGGACCCGCGCCAACATGCTGTTGGACACGGTTGAAGAGCTGGAATTGATCGGCCCGCATGTCGGCCCGCCCGAATTGCTGGCCCGCCTATTCCACGAGGAAGCGCCCCGCGTCTACGACCCGCAACCGGTGCATTTCGGCTGCTCCTGTTCCGAGGATAAGGTCCGCAGCACGCTGTCCATCTATTCGGCCAAGGACATTGCCACCATGACCACCGAGGACGGCAAAGTCACCGCCGACTGCCAGTTCTGCGGCGCGCATTATGTCATGGACCCGGCAACGCTGGGCTTCGAGGGCAAGGATGGATGA
- a CDS encoding CoA pyrophosphatase codes for MDDRLRAALALPANASSDFDLNPALRQGPARKLRPAAVLIAVDDAGGVILTKRASHLRHHPGQIAFPGGRQDATDPDLATTALREAREEIGLDAGQVRILGTLPTHETVTGFLVTPFVARLDGAFTPRPEPGEVAEVFRTPLAHVIDPACYVIERRIWRGQWRHFYAVPWGPYYIWGASARILRGLAERMARCA; via the coding sequence ATGGATGATCGCCTGCGCGCGGCGCTGGCCCTGCCTGCGAATGCGTCGAGCGATTTCGACCTGAACCCGGCGCTCAGGCAGGGACCAGCGCGCAAGCTGCGCCCCGCTGCCGTGCTGATCGCGGTAGATGATGCGGGCGGCGTTATCTTGACCAAGCGCGCCTCGCATCTGCGCCACCATCCCGGCCAGATCGCCTTTCCCGGCGGGCGGCAAGACGCGACCGACCCCGATCTGGCCACCACCGCGCTGCGCGAGGCGCGCGAAGAAATCGGGCTAGATGCAGGACAGGTGCGCATCCTTGGCACGCTGCCCACGCATGAAACCGTCACCGGTTTTCTGGTCACGCCTTTCGTGGCGCGGCTGGACGGGGCCTTTACCCCGCGCCCCGAACCGGGCGAGGTGGCAGAGGTGTTCCGCACGCCCTTGGCGCATGTCATCGACCCGGCCTGTTATGTGATCGAACGGCGCATCTGGCGCGGGCAATGGCGGCATTTCTATGCCGTGCCATGGGGGCCATATTATATATGGGGGGCCAGCGCGCGTATTCTGCGGGGCTTGGCAGAACGGATGGCACGATGCGCGTAA
- a CDS encoding acyl-CoA thioesterase, with protein sequence MVAPNIARIAVGKRSIGFAPLLQEAARGLHRARICYAKGLNDKGGDMAPELLRGVIHPWHHDHFGHMNVRHYAPFFDDACYHMWTRLGLAYRDMLAEHGVHTVTAQACTRFVAELQAGDLIVITGVVTKIGTKSCTFLFEMRHADTGALHATYEVVEVFFDPATRGSTAMPDTVRRKLETALV encoded by the coding sequence ATGGTGGCTCCGAACATTGCAAGGATCGCGGTTGGCAAGCGGTCTATTGGCTTTGCGCCCCTGCTGCAAGAGGCCGCACGGGGTTTGCACCGCGCCCGGATATGCTATGCCAAGGGTTTGAACGACAAAGGGGGCGACATGGCGCCAGAGCTTTTGCGCGGGGTGATCCACCCGTGGCACCACGACCATTTCGGGCATATGAACGTGCGCCATTACGCGCCATTTTTCGACGATGCCTGCTACCATATGTGGACCCGGCTGGGGCTGGCCTACCGTGATATGCTGGCCGAGCACGGCGTGCATACCGTGACTGCGCAGGCCTGCACGCGGTTCGTGGCCGAATTGCAGGCCGGTGACCTGATCGTGATTACCGGGGTGGTCACCAAGATCGGCACGAAAAGCTGCACCTTCCTGTTCGAGATGCGCCATGCCGATACCGGCGCGCTGCACGCCACTTATGAAGTGGTCGAGGTGTTTTTCGACCCCGCCACGCGCGGGTCCACCGCCATGCCGGACACGGTGCGCCGCAAGCTGGAGACCGCGCTGGTATGA
- a CDS encoding ABC transporter ATP-binding protein, whose translation MLQKTDPTQKPTLAFRLAGLIDGFAHADGPPPQSLLRFMLWSVKGSWPVLALATVISAIVGTTEVISALLLGQIIDAAVGTGAQGFIAAHGWLITGFVVFFMVVRPLAFGISSAANSIVVQPNIFVLVQSRLNRWTLGQPVTFFDNDFAGRIAQKQVQTARALTDVANETINTMAFALSSIIGSVVLLFTIDPRMALVLAVWLVGYLWLIRYFLPQVRERSGKRAGARAKVSGQVVDTISNIKTVKLFAHADFEDRAALNAMSVFRDRSVEFGEVQVWFRFGLMLVAGILPVLLIGGTLWLWSAGMASTGDIAAAGAVAIRIAQMTGWVSFVLMAIYSNIGEIEDGMRTLTPCPDLTDAKGAVEIGRAEGAVAFEDVGFAYGRDAGGVDGLSLAVAKGEKIGIVGASGAGKSTLVALLLRLYDVEAGRITLDGRDIRQITQESLRRNIAMVTQETAMFNRSALENIRYGRPDATRAEIEAAAKAAEAHDFIKDLQDHEGRRGYDAQLGERGVRLSGGQRQRIALARAFLKNAPILVLDEATSALDSEVEAAVQDALQPLMQGKTVLAIAHRLSTIAQLDRIVVLDAGRILEQGTHEQLLAKGGTYARFWARQSGGFLGTDETSEIA comes from the coding sequence ATGTTGCAAAAGACAGACCCCACCCAAAAACCGACCCTTGCCTTTCGGCTGGCGGGGTTGATCGACGGCTTTGCCCATGCCGATGGGCCGCCGCCGCAAAGCCTTTTGCGCTTCATGCTGTGGTCGGTCAAAGGGTCTTGGCCGGTCTTGGCACTGGCCACGGTCATTTCCGCCATTGTGGGCACGACCGAAGTGATCTCGGCGCTGCTTTTGGGCCAGATCATTGACGCGGCGGTAGGCACCGGCGCGCAGGGTTTCATCGCTGCGCATGGCTGGTTGATCACCGGATTCGTGGTGTTTTTCATGGTGGTGCGCCCGCTGGCCTTTGGCATATCCTCGGCGGCCAATAGCATCGTGGTGCAGCCCAATATCTTTGTTCTGGTGCAATCGCGGCTGAACCGCTGGACGCTGGGCCAGCCCGTGACATTCTTCGACAATGATTTCGCCGGTCGCATTGCGCAAAAGCAGGTGCAGACCGCCCGCGCGCTGACCGATGTGGCCAATGAAACCATCAATACCATGGCTTTCGCGCTGTCTTCTATCATCGGGTCGGTCGTGCTGTTGTTTACCATCGACCCGCGCATGGCACTGGTGCTGGCGGTTTGGCTGGTGGGGTATCTGTGGTTGATCCGGTATTTTCTGCCGCAAGTGCGCGAACGCTCTGGCAAGCGCGCGGGTGCCCGTGCCAAGGTTAGCGGGCAGGTGGTGGACACGATCAGCAACATCAAGACGGTCAAGCTGTTTGCCCATGCCGATTTCGAGGACCGCGCGGCGCTGAACGCCATGAGCGTGTTCCGTGACCGCTCTGTCGAATTTGGCGAAGTGCAGGTGTGGTTCCGTTTTGGCCTGATGCTGGTCGCGGGCATTTTGCCGGTGCTGCTGATTGGCGGCACATTGTGGCTGTGGTCGGCGGGCATGGCCAGCACCGGCGATATTGCCGCCGCAGGCGCCGTGGCCATTCGCATTGCGCAGATGACAGGCTGGGTCAGTTTCGTGCTGATGGCGATCTATTCGAACATTGGCGAAATAGAGGACGGGATGCGCACCCTAACCCCATGCCCAGACCTGACCGATGCCAAGGGCGCGGTCGAGATTGGTCGCGCCGAAGGGGCCGTCGCCTTCGAAGATGTGGGCTTTGCTTACGGGCGCGATGCAGGCGGGGTGGACGGGCTGAGCTTGGCGGTTGCCAAGGGCGAGAAGATCGGGATCGTCGGCGCGTCGGGTGCCGGGAAATCGACCCTCGTGGCGCTTTTGCTGCGGCTGTATGATGTGGAAGCCGGGCGCATCACGCTGGACGGGCGCGATATTCGCCAGATCACGCAAGAAAGCCTGCGCCGCAACATTGCCATGGTCACGCAGGAAACGGCCATGTTCAACCGTTCGGCGCTGGAAAACATCCGCTATGGCCGCCCCGATGCCACACGGGCAGAGATTGAGGCCGCCGCCAAAGCGGCCGAAGCGCATGATTTCATCAAGGATTTGCAGGACCACGAAGGCCGCCGCGGTTATGATGCGCAACTGGGCGAACGCGGCGTGCGCCTGTCGGGCGGACAACGCCAGCGCATTGCGCTGGCGCGCGCCTTTCTGAAAAACGCGCCCATTCTGGTGCTGGACGAGGCGACATCCGCGCTGGATTCAGAGGTTGAAGCCGCTGTGCAAGACGCGTTGCAACCGCTGATGCAGGGTAAAACCGTGCTGGCCATTGCGCACCGTCTATCGACCATCGCCCAACTGGACCGGATTGTCGTGCTTGACGCGGGCCGCATCCTTGAGCAAGGAACCCATGAACAGCTTTTGGCCAAGGGCGGCACCTATGCGCGCTTCTGGGCACGGCAATCGGGCGGGTTTCTGGGCACGGATGAGACATCTGAAATCGCATAA
- the ilvA gene encoding threonine ammonia-lyase IlvA: MTDFAARATAACAPMRALFPPTPLLRNDYLSQKYSAEIWLKREDLSPVRSYKIRGALNAMRKQLDRVPEGRAFVCASAGNHAQGVAFACRHFGVQGTIFMPVTTPQQKIMKTRSFGGAQVTIELTGDTFDQSLAAAQAFCTQRGAHFLSPFDDEDVIEGQASVAVEMLAQMDHAPDMVVLPVGGGGLSAGMTSYLAQTAPGCALRYVEPAGGASLQAALRAGEPVTLPRIDSFVDGASVARIGARTFARLRHVAPDHVLIAPENRICITMLDLLNVEGLVLEPAGALSLDVLDSLREQIAGKTVVCVVSGGNFDFERLPEVKERAMRFAGTKKYLLLRLPQRPGALRDFLGILGPEDDIARFEYLKKTARNFGTVLLGIETTNPDNFSGLFSRLDDAGFAYSDITEDEIMANFVI; the protein is encoded by the coding sequence ATGACCGACTTTGCCGCCCGCGCGACCGCCGCTTGCGCGCCCATGCGCGCGCTGTTTCCACCCACACCGCTGCTGCGCAATGACTACCTGTCGCAGAAATACAGCGCCGAAATCTGGCTGAAGCGCGAAGACCTAAGCCCCGTGCGCAGCTACAAGATTCGCGGTGCCCTGAACGCCATGCGCAAACAGTTGGACCGGGTGCCAGAGGGGCGCGCGTTTGTGTGCGCAAGTGCGGGCAACCATGCGCAGGGCGTGGCCTTTGCCTGCCGTCATTTCGGGGTGCAGGGCACGATCTTCATGCCGGTCACGACGCCGCAACAGAAGATCATGAAAACCCGCAGTTTCGGCGGGGCGCAGGTCACGATCGAACTGACCGGCGACACGTTCGACCAGTCGCTGGCGGCGGCGCAAGCGTTTTGCACGCAACGCGGCGCGCATTTCCTGTCACCCTTCGATGATGAGGACGTGATCGAAGGCCAAGCCAGCGTGGCGGTCGAAATGCTGGCCCAAATGGACCATGCGCCCGATATGGTGGTGCTGCCCGTGGGCGGCGGCGGCCTGAGCGCGGGGATGACAAGCTATCTGGCCCAAACCGCGCCCGGCTGCGCGCTGCGCTATGTCGAACCCGCGGGCGGCGCATCTTTGCAGGCGGCTTTGCGCGCGGGCGAACCCGTGACCTTGCCGCGCATCGACAGTTTCGTCGATGGTGCCTCTGTGGCGCGGATCGGCGCGCGCACCTTCGCGCGGCTGCGCCATGTCGCGCCCGACCATGTGCTGATCGCGCCCGAAAACCGCATCTGCATTACCATGTTGGACCTGCTGAACGTGGAAGGGCTTGTGCTGGAACCGGCGGGCGCGCTGTCGCTGGATGTGCTGGACAGCCTGCGCGAGCAGATCGCGGGCAAGACGGTGGTATGCGTCGTCTCTGGCGGGAATTTCGACTTTGAGCGCCTGCCAGAGGTGAAGGAACGCGCCATGCGATTCGCCGGCACCAAGAAATACCTGCTGTTGCGCCTGCCCCAACGCCCCGGCGCGCTGCGCGATTTTCTGGGCATTCTGGGGCCGGAAGACGACATTGCCCGGTTTGAATACCTGAAGAAAACCGCACGCAATTTCGGCACGGTTTTGCTGGGGATCGAAACCACGAACCCCGACAATTTCAGCGGGCTGTTTTCGCGGCTGGACGATGCAGGCTTTGCCTATTCCGATATAACCGAAGACGAGATCATGGCCAATTTCGTGATCTGA